GCGCCGACCCGCGCGGGCAGCGCACGCCGGCCGGGCGCGCACGCGGCATGGCGCGGCCAACCCATCGCCTCGACGGCGGCGTCGAGCTCCTCATAGGCGTTGGCCAGTCCGACGAGCCGGTCGGACAACGCCAGCTCGGCGGGCAGCGTCCGCGCGGCCATCAGCGTCGCGAGGTCGGCGGCCTCCAGCCGCCTCGCCCCGGGATCGGCCGCGACGCAGAGCGCCAAGGCGGCGAGGAGCATGCCCATGCGGATGACAGTCGCGTCCGCCTCCCAGGCGGCGAGGCGACGACGCTCGGCCGGCGACAGCCAGGGCAGCGCCATCGGCAGCGCCCGGGTCGCGAACGGCAGGCGCGGCCCCACGGCCGAGGCCAGCTGCGCCCGGGTCCGGAGTTCCGACTGCCCCGGCCCCGCCAGGAACCAGGCCGGGGGCGCCGCGGCGAAGGCCCCGGCGTCCTCCGCGGCGAGATACCGCGCCGCCCTCAGCGCCCGGGAGGCGGAGGCCTCCTGGAAGCCGACCGTGACCACGGCATCGAACTGATTCCGCAAGGCGCGGTCGCGCACGCTGGTCAGGGGCAGCGCGGCGACGAAGTCGCCGCCAAGCGTGGTCGCCGCGCGCGCCGCCCGCTCGACCTCGAACGCATTCGCGTTCGGGGCGAGGGCGACGACCGACGTCCCCCCGGGCGCCCCGGCGCCCCCGGCCGCGGGGGCCGCCCCGGCGAGGGCGAGGGTGGTGTCGCCGTGCAAGGCGGACAACCCGAGGCAGAGCATGCGGCCGCACAGCGCGCCCGCGTCGTCGTCGGAGAAGAAAGCGATCTTGGTCACAAGCATGCCCTCCTTAAACGCGTCCCCGGAACGGGACGATGCCAATATACCCATGGGGGGTATTGTTGTCCGCCTGTCGCGGCCGCCTTCAGTCGAAGATGAGTCACGAGTCCGTAGCGCGAAGGCAGTCATTCTCCCTTCGCGCTTAGCGCCGTGTTCACCAATCGCGCCCTCCGATCAGTCGATGCGCCAGGTAACTCAGTGAGGCGATCGGCGCACCGCCGCCGATGCCTCGTCATGTTGACTCGTTTTGAGAACCCTCCCGCATCGATCGCCGCTCTACTGCACGCGACACTTGGATCAACTTGGGATCAGGATCGACTATCGCCGCAGTCGATTTCGCTGTTTGCTCGCAGATCGAAGACGAGACTATTTCAGTCCAGCGCACTCGATCGCGGAAACGCCGTGTATTCGACGCGGCCGGGGGCGCCGCGATCGTGGATCGGCGACATTGTCCACAGGCGCCACGGCTCACCTGTCGGCGTCCGGCTCGCCCCGGCGGCGCGAGCCCCGGATTATCTTTCTGATCGCCGCGTCGCCGATGTCGCCCTGGCGATCCAGGGCATCGGCCAGCCGACCCAAGGCCGCCCGCCGGGCCCGAACGGCCCCGGAGGCACGCCCGTACGCCGCCGTCAGGCGAAGGTGCACGGCGGCCGCCACGCCGGGGACGCGCAGCAGGTCGGCCGTGGCCGCCTTCGGGAGCGCCACCAGGGGCGTGCGCGGCGAGAAGCCGAGGTGGGTCTCCATCGCGACGGCGAGGCGCGTCGCCGCCGCGAGGTCCTCCGCGGCCCCGGCCGTCACGTCGCCGAACACGGCCTCCTCCGCGGCCCTGCCCGCCAGCATGATGGCGAGGCGCTCGTCGAGCTGCGCCTCGGTGACGGGACCCGCCCCTTCCCCGGCCCCGATCCACGCCGCGCCGCCTTCGGCGCCGATCGCGGCCGACAGCGACGCCGCCCCCGCCCCGATCGTCGCGGCGGCGAGCACGTGCCCCGCCTCGTGGACCGCGACCCTGCGGCGTACGCTCGCGGGCAACGGCGGCCACGCCTCAGCCGCCGCCGCGGCAAGATCCGCCGCGTCGAGGTCGCGCCCCGCCCGGCGCGCAAGCCCGCGGGCCCGGCGGACCACCGCCTCGGCGTCGGCGCCGGTGGCGCCGAGCAGCTGGCCCGCGAGGGGCCGCAGGTCGAGGCCCGGCAGGGCGCCGGCGAGGTATCCGCGCAGGATGAGGGCCAGGTCGACGGCGTCCGGCGGCTGGATCCGGACGTGGCGCTCAAGCCGGCCCGACCTCAGGATCGCGGGGTCGATCCGGCCGGGGTGGTTGGTCGTCCCGACCACCACGACCCCCTCGCGGGAGGCGGCCCCGGCCAGGTGTTCGAGCAGGGCGTTGACGACCTGCGTGGCGTAATCCCGGCTATGCTCGGGAAAGCTCGCGCGGTCGCCGAAGGAGTCGATCTCGTCGACGAGGGCCACGCAGGGGGAGCGGCGGGCGCGGTCGAAGAACGCGCGCATCGCGCCCAGGGTGTGGCCGAGGTGGCCGTCGCGGGCCGCCTGCCATTGCGCGAGCGAGCCCGCGATCAGGGGGAGTCCGGCGCTGCGGGCCAGCGCCGCCGCGAAGGCCGTCTTGCCCACGCCCGGGGGACCGGACAGCAGGGCCGCGGATTCGAGGTCGGCCCACCGCGGCGCAGCCGGCCCGCCGGCGAGCCACGCCCTCAGGTCGAGGACGAGGGAAAGGCCCCAGTCGCGGGCGGCGCCGTAGCCGTGCAGCTCCTCCAGCCCCGGTCCGCCCCGGTCGGTCCCGGCCTTGGCGGACACGATCGCGGCGAGCCTGCTCGCGGAGCCTTCGCCGCCGCGCGCGGCGTGCACGGCCAGGCTCAGGTCCCCGGGATCGCAGAGCGCGGCCCCGGCGGCGGACAGGCGCGACCGCGGCGCCGCGCCCGTCACCGCCTCGACGACGAGGGCGACCTCGGTCGGGTCGAGGGCCTCCACCTCGATCCGGAGCTCGGCGCCGCGCACCGGGTCGCGCGGCAGCAGCCGCGCAGGATCCTGCGAGACCCCGATCACGACGGCGCCGTCCTGGAGCGCCTGCCGGACCTCGCCGTTTCGCCTGTCCGGCTGGTGCCCCGACGACGAGCCGTCGGCCTGCACGACCAGGGCGGTTCCCGCACGGCCGTCGCCGCGCGGGAACCGCCGCCCCGGGTCGACGAGGCACAGCGCGGACGCGGAGGCGACCGGCTCGACCCATTCCATGGCCGGCACGGTCACCAGCAGGATCGCGGGGCCGAGCCGGGGAAGCGCGCCGACCCCGCCGACGGCGTCCACCGCGCGGCCGAGGGCGACGGCCGCGCCGGCGAGGTCGGCGCTCGGGCGCCGGGGGCCGTCGAGGAGTGCGTCGACCGCCTCGTCGAAGCTCGCCGCCGGACGGCCGTCCTCGACCAGGAGGGCGAGGAACGCGCGCGCCGTCGCCTCGCGGCGCGGGATCGCGGACGCGGCGCGGGTCGGACCCACCCCGGCCGTCACGCGCGCCTCCCGCGGCGGGGCCGCGCCGCGCGTCCAGACCGCGCGGTCCACGCCCGCGCGATCCGGGCCAACTCGCCGTGGCCGGGGCGCGACCGCGACAGGGCGCGCAGCGCGTGGGACAGCACGACGCCCGCGGTCGGGTCGCCGTCCCGGTGCGCCAGGACGAGAAGGTTCCCCATCACCAGGTCGGCGAGCGGGCCCTCGGGACCGTGGTGGCGGATCCGGTCGATGGCGACGGCCGCGGCCGCGGCGGGATCGCCGGCCCGGGCCGCGGGCCAGCGGCGCTCGTGCAGGATCGCGGTCGCGGCGACAGCGCCCGCCAGGGCCGTCACGTCGGACTTGGCGATCTCGGACGGCGCCCGGGTCCGCCACAGGGTCAGCGGGCAGCAGCGCGGCGGCATCGTCCCGCCCCGACGCGCCAAGCGCGGGCCGCGTGCTCTCGACATGTCCATGTGCGCTCCCATTCCCAGCTCCGGTGTTCGGGATCGTGGCGGCGCCTCAGGCCGTCACGACGAGGGTCGGGTCGAAGGCGTGCGCCGCCATCGCGTGGTCGCGGCCGCCGGTCCGCGGGTTGGCCACCACGCGCGTCTTGGCGACCCGGTGGTCGGCGGCCGCCGGCACGTTGCCGTGTACCCACAGCGACGGGGCCCCCCAGGCCGCCATGGCGGCGGCGGCCTCCGACGCCAGGGACGCCGGCAGCCAGGGGTCGGCGTGCCATCCCTCCCAGTCGACGGGGAGCGAGCGCGGGGTCGGCGCGTGGCACGTCACGACGACGGCCGCGTCGCCCGGCAGCGCGGTGTCGACGCACGCGTTCGGGCCGGGCGGGAGGCCCAGGGAGCCGATCGCCGCGCTCGTCAGCGCGTCCTCGATGAAGGCACGGCTGCGCGCATGCATCGCGAGGGTGTCCAGGGGCGTCAGGGGGCGTCCGCGGCGGAGCTCGATGCGCCCGGCCTCCTCCCAGGCCGTGCGGGCCGCGACGCGCGCCGGGGGCCGGCCCGACGACGCGCCCAGCTGCCAGTCCGTCCACAGGGTGGCACCGACCACGACGGTCCCGTCGCCGTGGGCGGGCCCGAACCGGAACGCGTCGTCGGAGAGCAGGACGAGGCCGAGATCGGCGGCGAGCTCGCGACCCCGGGCGAGCGCCTCGGCCATCGGCGTGCCGGATCGGTATTCGACGTTGCCGGGCACGACGCAGACCGGCCGACGGCCTTGCCGGCCGTCGAGCGCCCGGGCGAGCCAGGTCAGGGACGCGGAGAGGCCCGGGCCGACGTTGCCGGCGACCAGCATCGCGTCGAAGGCGGGCAGCGGCTCCGGGAGCGCGAGGTCCGGGCGGAGGTCGACGCGCAGGTCCGACAGCACCCAGAAGGCGGGGCGCGGCGAGACCCGCTCCGCGGCCCGCGCGTGCGCCAGGATCCCGGCCATCGCGGCCGGGGCGAGCCAGCACACGCCCGGCTCCGCCCGGACGGGCGTCCCCGTCCCGTCGGCGCTCGGGCGGATGTTCATTGCGGGCTCCGGGTCAGCGCGCGATCCCGCACGCGCAGGATCGCCTCGACCGCCCGGCGCAAGCGCCGCAACGAGCCGCCGCGCCAGCGCGCCCGCAACGCGGCGCGCTCGACCGCGTCGAGGGGCAAGTGGAATCGCGGGTCGAACCCCGCCTCCATGGCGACCCCGGCGAGGATGCCCGGGAGCAGGGCGTCGAGGTGGTCGGCGCGTGCCTCCGGGAACCGGACGACCCGCATCCGGTCCAGCAGGGGCGCCGGCAGGACGGCAGGCGCGTTGGCGGTGCAGATGACGGTGACCCACGAGAGGTCGAGCTCGACCTGCAGGCAGGGGTCCGGGAAGCGGGCGGCGTTCTCCGGGTCGAGAGCCTGGAGCATCGAATCCCAGAGACGCCCATGATCGGTCCGCGTCGCCGCCTTGTCGACCTCGTCGACCATCACGATGGGGTTGGCCTGGGCATGCCGTGCGACGGCCATGAACGGCCGGCAGGGCTCGGACGAGTACCAGCGCCGCTCGGTGCCGCCGAAGGAGCCTCCGGCGTCGTTCGCGCCGTCCACGCGGTAGACCCCGACGCCGAGCGACTCGCCCAGCCGCCGGACGAACCGCGACTTGCCGGACCCGGGCGGCCCCGCGATGACCATCGGCGGGGCGTGGACGTGCGGACGCGCCGCGAACGCGCCGAGCGTGGCGTCCACCGCCGCGACGGCGTGCGGGAACTCCTCCAGGAGGGCACGGCGCACGCCGGCGAGGTCAGGGGTCGGGACCAGCGGCAGCGCCGTGCCGATCGCGTTCTCGTAGCCGCGCGCCACCTCCTTGGCCTTGCTGTGGCCCGTCCGATTCAGGTGGGGGCAGACCAGGACGTGGCCTGCGGGGACGTCGGCGACCGCGGCGGCCCCGCCGTCCTGCCGGCGGTCCGCCTCGTCCCGGTAGGCGCGCACCATGTCCCGCAGGTCGGCGATCTCGGATTGGGCGCGCGCTTCGCCGGCCCGGCGTCCGTCCCGCTCGGCGGCGACCGTCAGGGGCTGCGCGACGGCCTGCCCGACGACCGCCGCGACCTGCGCGAGCGTGCCCGTGGTCCAGAGGCCGCGGGACCGGCCCGTCGCGACGGCCGAGAGGCCGACGGCGAGAAGGCGCGCCTCCTGGCAGATGTCCGCGAACGCCGATTCGAGTTCCGCGCGCCAGGACGCCCCGGCCTCGTCGGTCGCCTGGGTCGCGCCGTCGGGAGCCGCCGCCGGCCTCCCGAGCGGGTCGAGGTGCGCCCACGGCGCGCGCGCGGCGTCCCCGCCGGCCTGAGCGCCTGCGGGGACGGGCGCAAGCCGGTGGAGCTGCGCCCCGACCTCCGGGAGCCGATCGAGGTACGACCAGGCCGCGGCCGCGGCGCGCCCGGCGTGCTCCGCGACGCGCTCGAAGGCGCCGAGCAGGACGAGGGCGTCGGCGATCTCCCGGAGGGTGGGGTCGTCCCCGAGCGCGGCCGCCCGGTCGAGGGCGCCGAGGCCGCAACCGTCGGCCTCCCCGGCCCCGCGGCACCGTCCTGCGGCGGCACGTCCAGCCCGGGACACGGCCCGACGTTCTCGCGAAGCCACGCCGTCACGCCGGCGCCCAGCCCGGGCGTGGCCGCCTCGGCGTCCGCGGCGAGCTGCGCCGGGAGCGGACCGTCCGTGGCGTCCGCGTCGAGGCCGGCGCGCAGGGCCCGCGGCAGGTGCCGCAGGACGATGCCGCGCGCGATGTCCGGGGTCACGTCCTTCATGGCATTCTCCAGGCGGTTGCGGCGGGACGGGCGGCGGACGCTCAGGTCGTGGCGTCGAGGACCAGCGCGGGGTCGAAGGCCCGGTTCTCGCGCCCATACCCCTTGGGGTTGCAGACAACCCGGGTCCGACCGACCACGTGGTCGCGGCTGGCGTGGACGTGCCCGTGGACCCAGACGGCAGCCCCCAGGCGACCGATCGTCCCCTCCAGGCGCGAGGCGAAGGCCGGGTTCAGCGGCCGGCCCGCGAAGGCCGGGTCGAGGGACGCCGCGGCCGGGGCGTGGTGGGTGACGACGACCCGGGCCCGGGCCAGGGTCCACGCCCGGTCGAGGGCGAGCGACTCCAGCCGGGCGCGGCTGGCGCGGTGGACCGCGGCGGCGTCCTCGGGCCGGAACGGCATGGCCGCCGGGCGGCGCGCCCGGTCGATCCGGCGGTGATCGGCGAGCATCCGCCGGGCGTCGTCCATCGAGGACGCCACCCGCCCGTCCCCGTCCAGCCGGTAATCGGTCCAGAGCGTGCACCCGGCGAACGCGACGTCGCCGATCCAGGTGGCCTCGTCCTCCAGGAAGTCGACGCCGGACCGCGCCGCCGCGATCCGCCCGGCCGCCAGGGCGTCGGGACGGCACGACCGGTAGTATTCGTGGTTTCCCGCCACGAAGACCACGCGCATGTGCGGGCGTATCGTGCGCGCGAGCCAATCGAGCGAGGTCTCGATCCCCTCGCCGACGTCGCCCGCGACGACGGCGACATCGGCCTCAGGAATGGCCTCAGGCGTCCACGGGACGCCCATGTCGCGGTGCAGGTCGGACAGGATCCAGAGGCGCATGCGCAAGACTCCGTCAACCGACGCCGCGTGCGGCTCGGCTCGGCTGGACTGGGCTTGGAACTGGGACTTGGACCGGGGGCCCGGGGAGGCCGCGCCGACCTAGTGCACGGCGCCCGCGGAATCGCCGGCCGGCGTGCGCAGGACGTACCAGCGCGACAGCGTCCGGGCGAACGTCGCGCGATCCGTGAGGTAGACCTCGCTGGTCCGCACCCGGTGCCCCTCGGCGATGCCGGGGTGGCCGGTGACCCGTCCCTTGAGCACCGGGGCGAAGACGGCGTCGCACGACCAGCCGTCGAGCACGGGCGCGCCGGCCAGGTCGTCGGCGGTCGGCTTGAGCCCGGCCTCCGCCGCCTCGACGTCGTCGGCGAGGTCGCGCAGCCTCTCGGGCAGCGACCGGACGTCTGCGGCCTCGCCGATGCGCCTCGCCTCGTCCTCGCGGGCTTCGGGCGGCAGGTTCCGCCCGGGAGCCCCCGTGGCCCGCCGAACGGCGCCCAGCAGCGTCAGCGCGACCCGCAGGGCATGCCCTCCGGGGGTCCCGTCGGCCGGCCGGAGGCCTCGCCCCGACCTAGCGGCGGCACCGCGCAGGGAAGCGTCGGTCCGTCGGGATCGAGGAGCGCCATCGCGGCCGCGAACCGCGCCGCCGCCGGCGCGCCGCCGGCGCGTCGGCAGCCGAGATACCACGTCGGTACCGGGGTCGTGTGTGCGGCGCGCCATGCGGCGGCCTCGCGCTCGTCCGCGGCGTGCGGGCCGACCACGAGGACGGATGCGTCCAGCAACGCGCGGACCGCTCCCGCGCGCAGGTGCCTCGACGGCAGGTCGACGAAGACGGGTCCGCCGCCCCGCAAACACGCTTCCGCCGCCCGGGCGACCTCGCCCGCGGACGCCGTCTCCCGGAAGCGGACGTGGCGCAGGCCGGTGCGCGATCCCGGCACGGCGACGCGCTCGGACGCCAGCAGGGTCGCCGCGCCGTCCGCGACGGTGGCCGCGTGCGCGGCGAGGAGGGACGCGTGTGACGCGTCCGTGCGCCCCGAGGCGCCGGAGAAGGCGATCAGCATGGTGGAACTCCAAGCACGCCGGGACGACGTCCGGGATGGACGCCATCGGCGGCACATCGCTGGCCGGGCCGCGCCGAGGCGCGGCTGGTTCAGGGAACGACGACGCGCCGCCGCGGACAAGGCGATGGTCGAGGTCAGGGGATTATGGAGGGCCCGGGCGCGCACCTGCACGTCTCACCGGGAGAAGCGTCCACTACAGCAGAAGCGCTTCGATGTCTAGACTTTACCGGGCAAAACATCTGTTGATTGCGGGGATATCGACAAATATTTTCCCGTCGGAACAGTCGATCCTGATCGTGGGTCCGGTCCGCCTTCACGCCGCATTGGCTTCGTCGCCCGCGCGGCGATGGCGGGAGGGCGAGCCGCGACGCCCGCGCACCGAGCCATTCGATGAATGGCCGTGACGCCCCGCGAAACGGCGCCCCGGCTCCCGCGTCCGGGGGGCCGGGTCACGCAGCGCGTGGCTTGCGCCGGAGGCGGCGGAGTGCGTCGGTCGTGCCATTGCCGTGACCCGACCGGTGACGCGGCCGTCCCGAAGCCGGCCTCGGGACGGCCGCCTCGTGGACACTTGGCCCTTCCGGGCAGGCCCGGGCAACCGCACCGAGGCGCATGCCCCGATGACGGCATCGGCCGGGGGCGAACGCCCGCGCGGCGCGCGGGACGTTTCGGGGCGCGGCGGGCGGCTCCACGCTCACGTAACGCCCGGCCGGCGCCTGAACGCGAACGGCTCGATCTCGTGGATGAGTTTGTCCCCGTGCCAGAGCTGCGCCCTGCCCGTTCCGCTGAGCGCGTGTGCCAACTCCACAGCCTCGTCGCCATCCATGGCAACGATGTCGTGGGTCTGGATCGTCCTACCCCGCGCGTCGAGGCGCCTGACGCAGTACCGCCCTTCTGGGGAAGCTTGCTCCTGACCGCCGGCCCGGGAGGCCGGGGACGGATCGACATCATCCACCACAGCAAACCTTCGGAGTTTCAGCGCGGCGTCGGCCGGATGCCCCTCAAGAGGCCTCACCGCGACATTGCATCGCCACACGGCACGCCGACGCATGACTTGTCGCCGGACGGCCAGCACACCTCGTATGTAGTCTCGGATCCTGTGCGCCCGTACATGGGCGCATATCAGGCGAACTCTATACTTTGGTTCACCCCGGATGGCCAGCATGCGGGCGCCCCCGCAGGGTTGGAAGCAAGCCGTCGTACCCGGCAGACGCCCCATGCCCGGCCGATCCCGACTGATCAGCATCGGGCCCGGGCGACGGAGCCGGGGCGCGAACCGGTGCCCCGGCGGAACGGTGACGTGAATCGGCCGGCATCGAGCTTCAGGCCGGGACGCTAATCCTCGCCACCAGAGAATCGTCCTTCGATGTGCGTCGCCGCGTCTGCGTATAGCTCGCAACGTCGGAGCAGGACGGCGCGCCTCTCCGGCTTGCGCGTCCCATCCGCCTTCGCTTTCGCCTTGTCGGCACGCTCGCGCATCTTCTTGGCGAGCTTGCGGAAGGCCTTGTCGATCTTCGAGCTGACCTGCTCGACCTCCGCCTTCACCGCATCCTCATGGTCTGGCATCGGCCCGGGAAGCGTGCTCCTTTCGTCCTTGGCCAAAGGCATCTCCATCGACCTGCCCGCACCCCTTACCCGATCCACTGCGACAATGCGATCACGGTCGCGATGCATGCCGACCGGCGGGCGCGCCGACCGCCCAGCCCGCGGGCATCATGCGTGAGGTCCGGATCGTCAGGTCGGCCGCGAGGATCGCCGGCGGCATCGAGCCGTTCCCGCGAGTGGCGGCGGGCCCTGCCGCGCCGGCTCGCACGTCAGGCAACCATCGGGATCGCGGCGGCATCCGGTTCGGGGGAGGCCCGCACCGTCGGCGGCAAGCTGCCGAGGCGCAGGCCCCCCTTGCCCCCGGCCTTGGCGGCGTACATCAGCGCGTCGGACGCACGTAGCGCCGCGGCGAGGCTCTCGCCCGAGCCGGCCGCCAGGACGATCGCCCCCATGCTCGCGCCGACGCCGCGGCCGGCGAGCGCATGCACGAGGCTTTGGTGCAACGCCTCCGCCCGGACTGCCGCCAAGGCGTCCGTCTCGGCCTGCAGCAGGAAAGCGAACTCGTCCCCTCCAAGCCGAGCGATCCGCTCCCCGTGGGAGAGGGTTGCCCCTGCCGCGGCAACGACCCGGCGCAGAACCTCGTCCCCGGCGGCATGGCCTTCCCGGTCGTTCAGCGCCTTGAAGCCGTCCAGGTCGGCCATCACCACGACGTGGCGCCCGCCGCGCCGCGTCGACAGGACGGCCTGCGCGTGATCCTCGAACGCGATCCGGTTCAGGGCGCCTGTCAACGCGTCCTGGCGGGCGGCCTCCCGCTCGCGGTCGTAGGCGCGCCGCAAGGTGCAGGTGGCGAAAACCACGAAGGCATAGGTGCCGAGGCGGAGGAAGGCCCGGGCGACCGCGACCGCCGGAGGCAGTGCCGCTTCCTCGGGCAAGGCGGGCAACACGTTCAGCAAAGCGGCGGCCAAGGCGACGCCACAGGCGACCGCAGGTCCGAGCCGCCAGCCCGCCAGGACGATCAGCGGGATGTAGGCGGGCCCCATGCCGATCCCAGGAACCATGCGGTCGATGGTGGCGAGCGCGAGGCCGGCCGCGGTCAGCACCGCCCACGACGCCGCCAGCGGGTATTCCCTCGGTGGGATGATCGGACGCCGGTCCGGCAACCTGCCCCGCGACAGCATCGCCTTCCCTCCCATCGGTCGCGGAGCCAAGCGCCGCGCCACGAGATTGCCATGCGATTCCTTAAGGTTGTCCTGGGCGGCTGGCGCCGGCGACAGTCCGCGGTCCCGTTCGCCGGAACGACGGACGCCGCCTGGATTCGGCATCCCTTCGGTCCCGTCGGGTTCGGGTCCCGACCAATGGCCCTTGGCCGTCGTCCCGCGGACGCCGCCGGATCAATGACGCCACTCGCGGGCTTCACCCGACCGAGGCCTATCAGGTTCGATGACGCTGCTTTCGCAGCGTCTCGGCGGATGTATTCCGCAGGCCGGAGGCGATGATGGCGATGGCGAATCCCGGCGCGCCGATCGCGGCGCTGCGGGGGCGACCCCGAGGATGGATCCGGCCTTGCGCGAAGCCCGCACCCGCTACGATCACCCCACCGGATGGCTCGGCGTCGACATCGCCGACGCCCTGGTCGCGCGGTGGCTGATCACGCCGGGCGATGAGGCCGGCACGGTGGCCACGCCCCACGGCGGGCGACTGGGTTCGTCATCGAGGCCGAGCCGGCCGGACGGAGCCACCTGCCCCGCCGCCCGTTCCGGCACTGGAGCGAACGACGGCCGCATCTCGTCAGCCGGCCCGGCGGCGCCCAGTGTCGCCGCCGCGGGGGGACTTGTATCGAGCGAGCGTCGACGGGGCGGGCGCGCCGTCCGGGTGACCGAAGCGGGCCCAACGGCCAACGGACCTTTCGACGGCGGCCGCCCCTCCCGATCCCCGACGACGGGCGGACAGGCGTGACCCGCCCCCGCCACTCTTGCGGGGCGCTCCTCCCCGGGCATACGGGCCGCGGCTTGGATCACACCGGGGACGGACCGCCCGCTACTCGGCAGGTTGCTCCATATCCGCGAGCGCCTCGATCACCCGGCAGTCGCCGACCCGCCCTCGGCCACAGGTGTCCAGGGCGCGCCGCAGCTCGCGTCGGAGGGCCACGAGCCGGGCGATGCGCCGGTCGATGTCCTCGACGTGACGGCGGGCGATGCCGTCGACCTCCGCGCACGGGCGGTCCGGCTGCTCACTCAACGCCAGCAGTTCGCGCACCGCGGCCACCTCGAACCCAAGCTCGCGCGCGTGCCGGATGAAGTGGAGCCGCGCCACTGCGGCGGCGTCGTAGCGGCGCTGCAGTCCACCCGTGCGCGCCGGGACGCGCAGCAAGCCAACGCCTTCGTAATAGCGGATCGTCGGCACCTTTACCCCTGAGCGCCGCGCCAGCTCGCCGATCGATATCTCTGCCATGGCCCTTGAACCTTTGGTGGCTATAAGAAGTAGGTGAGGGCCGAAGGCGAGTCACCCCATAGCCGACGGCTGCTGCGAAAGACGCGTTGCCCGCTGCCAACCACCCGCGCCCGCACCGGCGGGACATCCCTCCCCCGCCATCGCCCACGGCGCGGCGGCCGCTGCGTGCTGCACCGGCGGCGTCCCGGTCTTCGATGGCGGGAACCCACGCCACAAGCGCATCCTCTGGACGGTGATCGGCCCGGAACGGGGCGTTGTTCCTCGGAGAGATGGCGGCGGGCCGGCTCGCTGGGTCTCAGGCGCTCAGGCCGACGCAATGGCCTTGCTCGCCGACACGGTGACCTACGGCCTCTGGCTGGCGGTGATCGGAGCGAGCCTGCGCACCCGTGCGTCGGCCGCGCTCACCACGGGCGTGCCGCCGTCGCTGATGGCGTTCGGCTCGACGGTCTGCCAGACGCTGGCCCTCGGCCTGCCGAAGGCGGAGGTCATGGGTCTGGCCGGCGAGCTGGCGCTGGCGGTCAACGCTGCCTCGGTGCTGCTCCCGAGCCCGTACAAGGACGGCGGTGCGAACATGCGCTCGCTTTTGGTCGTGCTCGCGCAACGACGCGATCGGCAATGTCATCGCCATGGGCGCGGTGCTGGCGGTGCGGGGCACCTCGACCGCGTGGCCCGACCTTCCGGCCGCCGCCCTCATGCCCGGCATGTTCCTCACCTCCTCCGCGCAGTTGCCAAGGCGGGCATGGTCGGAGT
This window of the Methylobacterium tardum genome carries:
- a CDS encoding AAA family ATPase codes for the protein MDRAVWTRGAAPPREARVTAGVGPTRAASAIPRREATARAFLALLVEDGRPAASFDEAVDALLDGPRRPSADLAGAAVALGRAVDAVGGVGALPRLGPAILLVTVPAMEWVEPVASASALCLVDPGRRFPRGDGRAGTALVVQADGSSSGHQPDRRNGEVRQALQDGAVVIGVSQDPARLLPRDPVRGAELRIEVEALDPTEVALVVEAVTGAAPRSRLSAAGAALCDPGDLSLAVHAARGGEGSASRLAAIVSAKAGTDRGGPGLEELHGYGAARDWGLSLVLDLRAWLAGGPAAPRWADLESAALLSGPPGVGKTAFAAALARSAGLPLIAGSLAQWQAARDGHLGHTLGAMRAFFDRARRSPCVALVDEIDSFGDRASFPEHSRDYATQVVNALLEHLAGAASREGVVVVGTTNHPGRIDPAILRSGRLERHVRIQPPDAVDLALILRGYLAGALPGLDLRPLAGQLLGATGADAEAVVRRARGLARRAGRDLDAADLAAAAAEAWPPLPASVRRRVAVHEAGHVLAAATIGAGAASLSAAIGAEGGAAWIGAGEGAGPVTEAQLDERLAIMLAGRAAEEAVFGDVTAGAAEDLAAATRLAVAMETHLGFSPRTPLVALPKAATADLLRVPGVAAAVHLRLTAAYGRASGAVRARRAALGRLADALDRQGDIGDAAIRKIIRGSRRRGEPDADR
- a CDS encoding metallophosphoesterase, encoding MNIRPSADGTGTPVRAEPGVCWLAPAAMAGILAHARAAERVSPRPAFWVLSDLRVDLRPDLALPEPLPAFDAMLVAGNVGPGLSASLTWLARALDGRQGRRPVCVVPGNVEYRSGTPMAEALARGRELAADLGLVLLSDDAFRFGPAHGDGTVVVGATLWTDWQLGASSGRPPARVAARTAWEEAGRIELRRGRPLTPLDTLAMHARSRAFIEDALTSAAIGSLGLPPGPNACVDTALPGDAAVVVTCHAPTPRSLPVDWEGWHADPWLPASLASEAAAAMAAWGAPSLWVHGNVPAAADHRVAKTRVVANPRTGGRDHAMAAHAFDPTLVVTA
- a CDS encoding AAA family ATPase; protein product: MSRAGRAAAGRCRGAGEADGCGLGALDRAAALGDDPTLREIADALVLLGAFERVAEHAGRAAAAAWSYLDRLPEVGAQLHRLAPVPAGAQAGGDAARAPWAHLDPLGRPAAAPDGATQATDEAGASWRAELESAFADICQEARLLAVGLSAVATGRSRGLWTTGTLAQVAAVVGQAVAQPLTVAAERDGRRAGEARAQSEIADLRDMVRAYRDEADRRQDGGAAAVADVPAGHVLVCPHLNRTGHSKAKEVARGYENAIGTALPLVPTPDLAGVRRALLEEFPHAVAAVDATLGAFAARPHVHAPPMVIAGPPGSGKSRFVRRLGESLGVGVYRVDGANDAGGSFGGTERRWYSSEPCRPFMAVARHAQANPIVMVDEVDKAATRTDHGRLWDSMLQALDPENAARFPDPCLQVELDLSWVTVICTANAPAVLPAPLLDRMRVVRFPEARADHLDALLPGILAGVAMEAGFDPRFHLPLDAVERAALRARWRGGSLRRLRRAVEAILRVRDRALTRSPQ
- a CDS encoding metallophosphoesterase, with the translated sequence MRLWILSDLHRDMGVPWTPEAIPEADVAVVAGDVGEGIETSLDWLARTIRPHMRVVFVAGNHEYYRSCRPDALAAGRIAAARSGVDFLEDEATWIGDVAFAGCTLWTDYRLDGDGRVASSMDDARRMLADHRRIDRARRPAAMPFRPEDAAAVHRASRARLESLALDRAWTLARARVVVTHHAPAAASLDPAFAGRPLNPAFASRLEGTIGRLGAAVWVHGHVHASRDHVVGRTRVVCNPKGYGRENRAFDPALVLDATT
- a CDS encoding GGDEF domain-containing protein — translated: MLSRGRLPDRRPIIPPREYPLAASWAVLTAAGLALATIDRMVPGIGMGPAYIPLIVLAGWRLGPAVACGVALAAALLNVLPALPEEAALPPAVAVARAFLRLGTYAFVVFATCTLRRAYDREREAARQDALTGALNRIAFEDHAQAVLSTRRGGRHVVVMADLDGFKALNDREGHAAGDEVLRRVVAAAGATLSHGERIARLGGDEFAFLLQAETDALAAVRAEALHQSLVHALAGRGVGASMGAIVLAAGSGESLAAALRASDALMYAAKAGGKGGLRLGSLPPTVRASPEPDAAAIPMVA
- a CDS encoding MerR family transcriptional regulator; amino-acid sequence: MAEISIGELARRSGVKVPTIRYYEGVGLLRVPARTGGLQRRYDAAAVARLHFIRHARELGFEVAAVRELLALSEQPDRPCAEVDGIARRHVEDIDRRIARLVALRRELRRALDTCGRGRVGDCRVIEALADMEQPAE